One genomic window of Oncorhynchus clarkii lewisi isolate Uvic-CL-2024 unplaced genomic scaffold, UVic_Ocla_1.0 unplaced_contig_4280_pilon_pilon, whole genome shotgun sequence includes the following:
- the LOC139397363 gene encoding WD repeat domain-containing protein 83, with product MSFPQPKPEVPQLPQNLLRTIDCQQGAVRAVRFNADGNYLLSCGSDKSLKLWSVSRGTLLKTYSGHGYEVLDADGSYDNSQLCSCSSDKTVILWDVATGQVTRKLRGHAGKVNCVQFNEEATVILSGSIDGTVRCWDTRSRKFDPIQILDEAQDGVSSLKVSEHELLTGSVDGRVRRYDLRMGQLHVDFINSPITCVCFSADGQCTLTSSLDSTVRLLDKSTGEMLGEYTGHKMKGYKLDCCLSSKDTHVLSCSEDGHVYCWDLVEGSLMLKLPVGKAVVQSLSFHPSETRLLTAMEGRVQVWGAEPEETEEDVVVVQQEKA from the exons ATGTCGTTTCCCCAGCCCAAACCTGAGGTCCCTCAGCTCCCCCAAAACCTTCTCAGGACCATAGACTGCCAACAAGGGGCTGTAAGAGCTGTGCGATTCAATG ccGATGGTAACTACCTGCTGTCTTGCGGCAGTGACAAGTCTCTGAAGTTGTGGAGTGTAAGTCGAGGGACACTGCTGAAGACGTACAGTGGCCATGGATACGAGGTTCTAGATGCTGATGG TTCCTATGACAACAGCCAGCTGTGTTCCTGCAGCTCGGACAAGACGGTGATCCTCTGGGACGTCGCCACGGGACAGGTCACCCGGAAACTCAGGGGTCATGCTGGG AAAGTCAACTGTGTCCAGTTCAATGAAGAAGCTACAGTCATTTTATCTG GCTCCATAGATGGGACAGTGCGCTGCTGGGACACCAGGTCCAGAAAATTTGACCCCATCCAGATTCTGGACGAGGCTCAAGATGGTGTCAGCAGTCTGAAGGTGTCTGAACACGAGCTGCTCACTGG GTCAGTGGACGGGAGAGTGAGACGGTATGACCTGCGGATGGGCCAGCTGCATGTGGACTTCAtcaaca gccccatcacgtgtgtgtgtttcagtgcggACGGCCAGTGCACTCTGACCTCCAGCCTGGACTCCACCGTGCGTCTACTGGACAAGAGCACAGGGGAGATGCTGGGAGAGTACACAGGACACAAGATGAAGGGCTACAAGCTGGACTGCTGTCTGTCCAGTAAGGATACTCACGTCCTGAGCTGCTCTGAAGACGGACACGTGTACTGCTGGGACCTGGTAGAG GGTTCTCTGATGCTGAAGCTGCCAGTCGGGAAGGCTGTCGTCCAATCGCTGTCTTTCCATCCCTCGGAGACCCGCCTCCTCACAGCCATGGAGGGGCGTGTCCAGGTGTGGGGGGCGGAGCCAGAGGAAACTGAAGAGGACGTGGTGGTTGTTCAACAGGAGAAAGCATAG
- the LOC139397364 gene encoding PAT complex subunit Asterix-like: MMSANNMSGPQRVNKIIRYKPPSTEANPTLEDPTPDYMNLLGMIFSMCGLMLKLKWCAWIAVYCSFISFANSRSSEDTKQMMSSFMLSISAVVMSYLQNPQPMSPPW, encoded by the exons ATGATGTCCGCAAACAACATGTCAGGCCCACAAAGGGTAAACAAAATTATCCG atACAAGCCCCCCAGCACGGAAGCAAACCCCACCCTGGAAGACCCGACTCCAGACTACATGAACCTACTCGGCATGATCTTCAGCATGTGTGGCCTGATGCTGAAG TTAAAGTGGTGTGCGTGGATAGCAGTGTACTGCTCCTTCATCAGCTTCGCCAACTCACGCAGCTCCGAAGACACCAAACAGATGATGAGCAGCTTTAT GCTGTCCATCTCAGCCGTGGTGATGTCATACCTCCAGAACCCCCAGCCCATGTCGCCACCGTGGTAA